A single genomic interval of Chitinophaga sp. 180180018-3 harbors:
- a CDS encoding DUF4870 domain-containing protein has protein sequence MDNKTVSIVSYITLIGWLIAYFSGKEKADDFAKYHLRQGLGLIIFSFVLGFTLQILMSVTHIFALSYISFISIFLLIIGIINASNGARKPLPIIGGFFENKFSFIG, from the coding sequence ATGGACAACAAAACAGTATCAATTGTTTCTTACATCACGCTTATCGGGTGGCTCATCGCCTATTTCTCAGGAAAAGAAAAGGCAGATGATTTTGCCAAATATCATCTCCGGCAGGGACTTGGATTGATTATTTTCTCCTTTGTGCTGGGCTTTACTTTACAGATCCTAATGAGTGTAACACATATTTTTGCGCTGAGTTATATTAGCTTTATCTCCATCTTTTTATTGATCATTGGCATCATCAATGCCTCCAATGGGGCCAGGAAACCCCTTCCTATAATCGGAGGTTTTTTTGAGAATAAGTTTTCTTTCATTGGCTAA